A region from the Sorex araneus isolate mSorAra2 chromosome 6, mSorAra2.pri, whole genome shotgun sequence genome encodes:
- the LOC101545821 gene encoding olfactory receptor 4C11-like, with protein sequence MQPNNSVNEFILLGLTQDPVTQKIVFVIFFIFYVGTLVGNLLIIVTIKFSQTLGSPMYFFLFYLSLADTSFSTSTAPRLIVDALSTKQVISYNECMTQVFAFHLFGCMEIFVLILMAADRYVAICKPLHYPTIMRRQVCIAWIIVAWIGSFIHSIAQIALALQLPFCGPNLIDHYCCDLQPLLKLACMDTYKINLLLVSNSGAICSSSFLLLIISYIVILHSLRNYSAEGRKKALSTCSSHFIVVLLSFVPCIFIYTRPPTTFAMDKTVTVFYTIGTPFLNPVIYTLRNAEVKNAMRKLWLKKLPSENQQ encoded by the coding sequence ATGCAGCCAAATAACAGTGTAAATGAATTCATACTTTTAGGACTGACACAAGATCCTGTGACACAGAAAATTGTGTTTGTaatattcttcattttctatGTGGGGACTTTGGTGGGCAATTTGTTAATTATCGTGACCATAAAGTTCAGCCAGACACTGGGGAgtcccatgtacttcttccttttctacttgTCTCTTGCTGATACCAGCTTTTCAACTTCCACAGCTCCAAGACTTATCGTGGATGCCCTATCTACCAAACAAGTGATATCTTATAATGAATGCATGACTCAGgtctttgcatttcatttatttggcTGCATGGAGATCTTTGTGCTCATCCTCATGGCTGCTgatcgctatgtggccatctgtaaACCCCTGCATTACCCAACCATCATGAGGAGACAGGTCTGCATCGCTTGGATCATCGTTGCCTGGATAGGGTCTTTCATACACTCCATAGCTCAGATTGCATTGGCTTTACAATTGCCTTTCTGTGGTCCTAATCTGATTGATCATTACTGTTGTGATTTGCAGCCTTTACTAAAGTTGGCATGCATGGACACTTACAAGATCAATTTATTATTGGTGTCTAATAGTGGTGCCATCTGCTCAAGCAGTTTTTTACTTCTGATAATCTCCTACATTGTAATTCTGCATTCACTTCGAAACTACAgtgcagagggaaggaaaaaagccCTGTCCACTTGTAGCTCTCACTTCATTGTAGTACTCTTATCCTTTGTTCCTTGTATATTCATTTATACACGCCCCCCAACTACTTTCGCTATGGACAAGACGGTGACAGTATTTTACACTATTGGAACACCTTTTCTCAACCCCGTCATCTACACACTGAGGAATGCAGAAGTGAAAAATGCCATGAGAAAGTTATGGCTCAAAAAACTTCCTTCAGAAAACCAGCAGTAA